A window from Lates calcarifer isolate ASB-BC8 linkage group LG7_2, TLL_Latcal_v3, whole genome shotgun sequence encodes these proteins:
- the LOC108873155 gene encoding uncharacterized protein LOC108873155 isoform X6, whose protein sequence is MACTSQSAVDYIQQARVHLVRELRSLSVIIENLYQQEVLSDEEVSKIQAETDDYDKTRKILDSVIKKGEQACYVLLRIIDMTRKRTLGRSSLFPEKKSEASTGTKKFDLHHWISCFSFKEDTHMDVNYLQGPRPCHRYQRKLKSKAQKISNKFWMANKNLFEERNRPDLSYTPLVLEEQGNVSPSKIKKLKSKKSKMSRPKKLRTYIPEDKPEISPSDLLKTDKDCVLVGKPGIGKTALTHEMLKLWAERDGEELDYMFYFDMRETSDLMKATSLEDLLFSVFSEPDEGKEEVLDDIKKNSDNVTIIFDGITDLSSSVVKRLVDKDLLPDAKIIITCRPDDEEDFFSRDFRRVEVKGFSERSIKTYLSVTLGEEQKKVLNNLELLTLCHVPMYALMVSVCFSSEISPQPCTTTEIYINIVRLCLKMNSNKKKTKCLNFYINNKREQILSLAEAAFNAAERKTVILTDLSCEDSCVLSFLKPLFIKVAHTETITAYSFLHYTMQEFFAALWLLKNPDKVQDVFQQSLTEEMKHMRHLIPFMCRLLNEKNPSLMTCLIPAEELRSTSDGFFKELINKDRGSDVDILFLCQCLYESQCPEACSDLLNTLDYSLDLSEQSLDPYSCCAVAYVVSQSKERKIHLDLENVVISEQGMRRLIGCLQCVQWCDPLPRQLWKIFLLSEEQMDHSSLLGVDGNQLHLPVEGKKQLFEGAVKVMQKVTTKVNVCLYWDRPTPVCQHLCESLFEGLLHISSLSFRVTHRDPGSEDQERHHETLRREEKRLLLELCLKAALHKEESFHSVVNRLFSLFSVNTDLINILLDFYHHVKSEGCSSVIPKLRSVFQSAPSVWIIDLSERKTSILLEVLKLQPEKKRVELTGWSDEESEVRSLLQCLPYISQLSFVPQSSDPSDGPRFFGNLLCAAAEREQQTGEKILELLSSVCTYQTFLLKQKWCDFLLDVCSHVKDYETKTGLRVLPSLQSVFRSASSVWIIDLSERKTSILLEVLKLQPEKKQVELTGWSDEESEVRSLLQCLPYISQLSFVPQSSDPSDGPRFFGNLLCAAAEREQQTGEKILEMLSSVCTYQTFPFNDRDMDDYDPQYQCDFLLDVCSHVKDYETKTGLRVLPSLQSVFQSAPSVWIIDLSERKTSILLEVLKLQPEKKRVELTGWSDEESEVRSLLQCLPYISQLSFSPLFKVSNQTRLFGNLLCAAAEREQQTGEKILELLSSVCTYQTFPLNNRYMDDDDPQYQCDFLLDLFSHVKDYETKTGLRVLPVFQSVFQSAPSVWIIDLSERKTSILLEVLKLQPEKKRVELRGWSDEESEVRSLLQCLPYISQLSCDPDFFQRVCTSISVKSRQEVQQLVSLLKLLDFTLQLTGELNRKTCRTVGRVLGLCSSNVDLILTPRKVSVRGASLLFRPSTQLHSLRLSSHMVLLLFHWVRRGRLFCPLAVDELSLAPDRAQLSDRELLKVVSGLASLLRYCAVRRLDLTESCFPAQCLITLLLHHGSLTIRLSEESFQQLLTLLHEIQDQDLTLFFLSKVGGDLNCCCVNWELLHYLLQQPSAQTITVNLRKNHFLQENVTRLLPFLDRILLKRSSPSFVLAAIREIYKAQTSQIIPSLQRSLGHVINLTCRELDSEDCAALLFTLRHSDRVKLNLTWTSIPTEETQSILCSLDRVSQLSVDRNLLLRFIHCCAASDVLQEAASDLFRTLQHRLDLSCSSCVQLEDQTQTLGLTGDDCRAVSTVLRHSTQLSQLDLRDCEVEDSGLDLLFPVLHRVHLRASKAVLLQLLSLVPVNPEGDSVRRAESLCAALGGELDLSHTTLDQRACGALALMLDFSEGLEELDLSHCQLTDQLLLTLITHLHKVHVLDLSHNKITDVSTDKLLQLVCINPSTVTVRLFGNNIVDRTTFKKHTQFEIW, encoded by the exons ATGGCTTGTACATCACAGTCTGCTGTAGATTACATCCAGCAGGCCAGAGTCCATCTTGTAAGAGAATTAAGGAGCCTCTCTGTGATTATAGAGAACTTGTATCAGCAAGAAGTTCTCAGTGATGAAGAGGTCAGTAAAATCCAGGCAGAGACTGATGACTACGATAAAACCAGAAAAATACTGGACTCAGTCATTAAAAAAGGGGAACAGGCCTGTTATGTGTTACTCAGGATTATTGACATGACGAGGAAGAGGACGTTAGGGAGGTCGTCCCTCTTCCCTGAGAAAAAGAGTGAAGCTTCTACTGGGACCAAGAAGTTTGACCTGCACCACTGGAtcagctgcttttctttcaaggaagacacacacatggatgttAACTATTTACAAG GTCCGAGGCCGTGCCACAGATATCAGAGAAAGCTGAAgtcaaaagcacaaaaaatatcaaataagtTTTGGATGgcaaacaaaaatctgtttgaaGAGAGAAACAGGCCTGATCTGTCATACACACCACTTGTATTAGAGGAACAAGGAAACGTTTCTCCttctaaaataaagaaattgaAGAGCAAGAAAAGCAAGATGAGTCGTCCTAAAAAGCTGAGGACGTACATCCCAGAAGACAAACCAGAGATTTCCCCCAGTGACCTGCTGAAAACAGATAAAGACTGTGTCTTGGTTGGGAAGCCTGGGATTGGAAAGACAGCACTGACCCATGAAATGTTGAAACTCTGGGCAGAAAGAGACGGTGAGGAGCTGGATTACATGTTTTACTTTGACATGAGAGAAACATCTGACTTGATGAAGGCCACGAGCCTGGAGGATCTTcttttcagtgtgttcagtgaaCCAGATGAAGGTAAAGAAGAGGTCTTAGATGATATAAAGAAGAACTCAGACAACGTTACAATAATTTTTGATGGAATCACAGATCTCTCTTCATCTGTGGTGAAGAGACTTGTAGATAAAGACCTGCTACCTGACGCAAAAATCATCATAACGTGTCGACCAGATGATGAAGAAGACTTCTTTTCTAGAGACTTTCGCAGAGTGGAGGTGAAAGGCTTCAGTGAGCGGTccataaaaacatatttatctgtGACTCTCGGCGAAGAACAGAAGAAAGTTTTAAACAACTTGGAGTTGTTGACTCTTTGCCACGTCCCGATGTACGCACTGATggtgtctgtctgcttctcaTCAGAAATCTCTCCACAGCCGTGCACTACAACTGAAATATACATTAATATTGTTCGTCTCTGTCTTAAGATgaacagcaataaaaaaaaaaccaaatgTCTAAATTTCTACATCAACAACAAGAGGGAGCAAATTCTGTCTTTGGCTGAGGCTGCTTTTAatgcagctgaaagaaaaactgtgatcTTGACAGACCTGTCCTGTGAAGACAGCTGTGTCCTTTCCTTCCTGAAACCTCTGTTTATCAAAGTTGCCCACACTGAGACAATCACCGCATATTCATTTCTCCATTACACAATGCAGGAGTTCTTTGCAGCACTGTGGCTCCTGAAGAATCCAGATAAAGTTCAGGATGTTTTTCAGCAAAGCCTGACTGAGGAGATGAAACACATGAGACATCTGATCCCTTTCATGTGCAGACTGTTGAATGAGAAGAACCCGAGTTTGATGACGTGTCTGATTCCAGCTGAGGAGCTCAGGAGTACATCAGACGGGTTCTTTAAGGAGCTGATCAACAAGGACAGAGGGTCTGATGTGGACATACTGTTCTTATGTCAGTGCTTGTATGAGTCCCAGTGTCCTGAAGCCTGCAGCGACCTTCTGAACACACTGGACTACAGTCTGGATCTCAGTGAACAGAGTCTGGATCCTTACTCCTGCTGTGCTGTGGCCTACGTGGTCTCTCAGTCCAAGGAGAGGAAAATCCATCTGGACCTTGAAAATGTCGTGATATCAGAACAAGGAATGAGGCGACTGATTGGCTGCCTTCAATGTGTCCAATG GTGTGACCCTCTGCCACGGCAGCTGTGGAAGATTTTCCTTCTCAGTGAAGAGCAGATGGACCACAGCAGCTTACTGGGCGTTGATGGGAATCAGCTGCACCTTCCAGTTGAGGGTaaaaagcagctgtttgaaGGAGCAGTGAAGGTCATGCAGAAGGTCACTACCAAGGTTAATGTGTGCCTCTACTGGGACAGGCCGACTCCTGTCTGTCAACACCTCTGTGAGTCTCTATTCGAGGGTTTGCTGCACATCAGTTCACTCAG CTTCAGGGTGACCCACAGAGATCCAGGATCAGAGGACCAGGAGCGACACCACGAGACACtgaggagggaagaaaagagacTGTTACTGGAACTGTGCCTGAAGGCAGCACTTCACAAAGAAGAAAGCTTTCACAGTGTAGTGAACAGGCTCTTCTCATTGTTCTCTGTCAACACTGACTTAATCAACATCCTTCTGGATTTTTATCACCATGTCAAGAGTGAGGGCTGTTCAAGTGTCATTCCAAAACTGAGGTCAGTTTTCCAGTCAGCTCCTTCAGTCTGGATCATAgacctctcagagagaaagacctCCATCCTCCTGGAAGTGTTGAAACTCCAACCAGAGAAGAAACGAGTGGAGCTGACAGGCTGGTCAGATGAAGAGAGTGAAGTGAGGAGTCTCCTACAGTGTCTGCCTTATATCTCACAGCTCAG TTTCGTGCCTCAGTCTTCAGATCCTTCAGATGGACCCAGGTTCTTTGGGAATctgctctgtgcagcagcagagagagaacagcagacaggagagaagataCTGGAGCTGTTATCATCAGTCTGCACATATCAAACATTCCTTCTGAAACAGAAATGGTGTGATTTCCTGTTGGATGTTTGCTCCCATGTGAAGGACTATGAGACTAAAACAGGTCTGAGAGTCCTTCCATCATTACAGTCAGTTTTCCGGTCAGCTTCTTCAGTCTGGATCATAgacctctcagagagaaagacctCCATCCTCCTGGAAGTGTTGAAACTCCAACCAGAGAAGAAACAAGTGGAGCTGACAGGCTGGTCAGATGAAGAGAGTGAAGTGAGGAGTCTCCTACAGTGTCTGCCTTATATCTCACAGCTCAG TTTCGTGCCTCAGTCTTCAGATCCTTCAGATGGACCCAGGTTCTTTGGGAATctgctctgtgcagcagcagagagagaacagcagacaggagagaagataCTGGAGATGTTATCATCAGTCTGCACATATCAAACATTCCCTTTTAATGACAGAGACATGGATGATTATGATCCACAATATCAGTGTGATTTCCTTCTGGATGTTTGCTCCCATGTGAAGGACTATGAGACTAAAACAGGTCTGAGAGTCCTTCCATCATTACAGTCAGTTTTCCAGTCAGCTCCTTCAGTCTGGATCATAgacctctcagagagaaagacctCCATCCTCCTGGAAGTGTTGAAACTCCAACCAGAGAAGAAACGAGTGGAGCTGACAGGCTGGTCAGATGAAGAGAGTGAAGTGAGGAGTCTCCTACAGTGTCTGCCTTATATCTCACAGCTCAG TTTCTCTCCCCTGTTTAAAGTCTCGAATCAAACCAGGCTCTTTGGGAATctgctctgtgcagcagcagagagagaacagcagacaggagagaagataCTGGAGCTGTTATCATCAGTCTGCACATATCAAACATTCCCTCTGAATAACAGATACATGGATGATGATGATCCACAATATCAGTGTGATTTCCTTCTGGATCTTTTCTCCCATGTGAAGGACTATGAGACTAAAACAGGTCTGAGAGTCCTTCCAGTGTTCCAGTCAGTTTTCCAGTCAGCTCCTTCAGTCTGGATCATAgacctctcagagagaaagacctCCATCCTCCTGGAAGTGTTGAAACTCCAACCAGAGAAGAAACGAGTAGAGCTGAGAGGCTGGTCAGATGAAGAGAGTGAAGTGAGGAGTCTCCTACAGTGTCTGCCTTATATCTCACAGCTCAG cTGTGATCCAGATTTCTTCCAGAGAGTGTGTACGTCCATCTCTGTAAAGTCCAGACAGGAGGTCCAGCAGTTGGTCTCTCTGCTGAAGCTCCTGGACTTCACTCTGCAGTTAACAGGAGAGTTAAACAGGAAAACCTGTCGGACTGTGGGGAGAGTTCTTGGACTGTGTTCCTCTAATGTGGATCTGATCCTCACACCCAGAAAGGTGTCTGTCAGAGGAGCCTCCCTCCTCTTTAGACCTTCAACACAACTGCACAGTCTGAG GCTGTCCAGCCACATGGTcttgctgctgtttcactggGTCAGAAGAGGGAGGTTGTTCTGTCCGTTGGCTGTAGACGAGCTTTCTCTTGCCCCTGACAGAGCTCAGCTCTCAGACAGAGAACTGTTGAAGGTCGTCAGTGGTTTGGCGTCTCTGCTCAGATACTGTGCAGTCAGACGTTTAGACCTGACTGAGTCCTGTTTCCCTGCTCAGTGTCTCATTACTCTGCTGCTTCACCATGGTTCTCTAACAATCAG ACTGAGTGAAGAgagtttccagcagctgctgaccCTCCTCCATGAGATCCAGGACCAGGACCTGACGTTGTTCTTCTTGTCTAAGGTTGGTGGAGAcctgaactgctgctgtgtgaactGGGAGCTTCTTCActatctgctgcagcagccGTCAGCTCAGACCATCACTGTGAACCTGAGGAAGAACCACTTCTTACAGGAGAACGTCACACGTCTGCTTCCCTTTCTGGACAGGATTTTATTGAAAag GTCCAGTCCCAGCTTTGTGTTGGCCGCTATCAGAGAGATCTATAAAGCTCAGACCAGTCAGATTATACCCAGTTTACAGAGGTCATTGGGTCATGTGATCAACCTGACCTGCAGAGAGCTGGACTCAGAGgactgtgctgctctgctcttcaCCCTCAGACATAGTGACAGAGTTAAACTGAACCTGACGTGGACCTCCATacccacagaggaaacacagtcCATCCTCTGTTCTCTGGACAGAGTTTCTCAGCTCAG TGTCGACAGGAATCTGCTGCTGAGGTTCATCCACTGCTGCGCTGCCTCTGACGTCCTGCAGGAGGCAGCATCAGATCTGTTCAGGACTCTCCAGCACAGGTTGGATctgtcctgctcctcctgtgtGCAGCTGGAGgatcagactcagactctgGGTCTGACCGGTGACGACTGCAGGGCCGTCTCCACCGTCCTGAGACACAGCACCCAGCTCTCACAGCTGGACCTGAGGGACTGTGAGGTGGAGGACAGCGGACTGGACCTGCTGTTTCCTGTCCTCCACAGAGTCCACCTCAG AGCCAGTAAAGCCgttctcctccagctgctgtctCTGGTTCCTGTGAACCCTGAGGGGGACTCAGTGAGACGGGCGGAGTCTCTGTGTGCAGCCCTGGGTGGAGAACTGGACCTCAGTCACACCACTCTGGATCAGAGGGCCTGTGGAGCTTTGGCTCTGATGCTGGACTTCTCTGAAGGACTGGAGGAGCTCGACCTCAGTCACTGTCAGCTCACCGaccagctgctgctcacacTCATCACGCACCTGCACAAAGTCCACGTCCTGGA TTTGAGTCACAACAAGATCACTGATGTTTCCACTGACAAGTTACTGCAGCTGGTCTGCATCAACCcttccactgtcactgtgag ACTCTTCGGTAACAACATCGTGGACAGAACAACCTTCAAGAAACACACGCAGTTTGAAATATGGTGA